TCTGGCCACGACGAAAATTGGCTTCTAATCCTTGTGCTCTTCTTCCTTCTGTGCAATGATGCGTAAAGAAAACATTacctacatgaaactgctcacgACAAAGGCTGTGGATTACCTTCAGTAACCAGATCATGATTTCTGGATAGAGACTTTCTTGTTCAcgtttttgaatgtattttcttGGCACTTTGCACCACAATCCAggtgccatctagttccattatagTCAAGAGGAAGTAGACATCTCTATGGCTGATATCTCCAAgactctgcaactcacaccacAATAATTAAATGATTTTGTTATGAACTCTTGGATGTCAGAAGTACATGGTTGTCTTTGTAAGGTGTAATTAGATATGAAGCTCCAAGAGTTAGCGTCTATAAAGTGCTTTACTAACAGATCATCAGATTATCACACATGATAATCTCCCAGACCACATGTCCTTAATCTGACTTCCTGGCTGTGTGAATGGAacaaaagaatgaatgaatgaagccACTGGCGGGACTCTCACCTTGTACTTGGCGGTCAGTTGCTCGGTGGCTTCCTGCTCCTTCCTCAGATCTCCCATCATCCTTTCCTTCTCTCCCAGGAGCCTCTGCTTCTCTTCGGCCAGCATGAACTGATCTCCTCTGATCgcctccttctccatctccaaccgctgctcctccagcttcaCGTACTCCTCAGCCGCCTTCTCCACACCCTCCTCGTCCTCACCCTCCGTCTCTtcgtctccttctctctcccagGCCTCGccgtccacctccacctgctccttcttctgtttgctcctccacttcctgtggTTGAGCTGGGCCCGGAGGCGAGCGATCTCTCTCTGGAACTCTCGCAGAAGAGCATCCTTGGGATCCTCGTTGACCCTTGGCTGGTTCTGGATGTTCTTGGCGCGGTTGGCGTAGCGGAGGGTGGTGAGGGTCTCATCGTAGTGCTGAGGGGCAGGACCTAAAGTGGCGACCATGACAGTCTTTGCATTCCCGCCTAAAGAGTCCTGCAAGAGCCTGGTCAGCTTGGAGTCCCGGTACGGCACATGGCTGCTTCGGCCATCAGCCAGTGCTGAGATCACGTTCCCAAGTGCTGATAATGAAAGGTTGATCTTGGCGGCTTCTTTCAGGCGCTCCCCCTGGACGCCTGTCTTGGCTTGCCGCTCGCTGCCAGCCAGATCCACAAGGTTGAGGCGTCCGACCCGGATGTGTTTCCTTCCGTCTGGTCCTGGCTGGCTGCACTCCACCGTGATCAGGAACAAGGCGTGGGACCGAGACGAGTGTTCGTTCATGTCCGTTGCCCCAACCGCCCTTGCCTGATTGCCCATGTTCATCACTTCCTCAATCTCCTTGATGCTCTTGCAGACGCAGGATGTGAGATCACGCACGTACACCCCTGACTCCGGACTCTCCCGGAGCTCCAGGGCTCTGGCATTGCCATGTTTGGGATCAAGGAGATCCCGGATCTCCTCCAGATAGATCTCGAGGTAGGACGCCCGCACCAGGTACTGCCTATCAGACTGCGAGCGAGAGATGTGCGTGAAGATGTGGTCAAACGCGTTGGGGATCACGCCGCGCTTCTCCGGATCCATCCATGCCCCCTGCATAGTGTAAGTCTTTCCAGTTCCGGTCTGGCCATACGCAAAGATGGTGCCATTGAACCCTGCAAGAACGGAATCTATGAGAGGTCGGACACTCTCGTCGTAGAGATCTCGCTGCTTGGAGTTTGCATCGTAAACTCCatcaaatgtgaatgttttctgggGCTCGCTGGCTGGTGCACGTGGGTTTCTGAGGATTACCTGTCCCAGCCGGAGGTCCATCTGGACGATGCCCCCTGCAGGCCCATTGGACACCTCTTTGTGGTTGAGAGGCCGGCATCGGACTACCACtttcactgactcactgctCTTATTTTTTGACATGACTGCCTTCTCTTGTGTTCTCTGATTTATTTgatctgaataaaaacaaatataaaaagagcTGAAAAGCCCGTGTGGTGCCTTTAATCAGCCTCCCGTCTGCCTCTGAATTGTGTAACCATTGAATCTTTAACCATTAATAACAAATTCAGTATGGCTTCTTGATCATATCATAACGGGAAACAGCTACAGTGCCTGTTAACAGAGACTCCTTTGATAACCAACACTAATAATGTGATGCCACTGTGTCTACAGGCTAATTTCCTTCGCTTATTGTCTGTAATATTAGcccacaaacagacagacggtCACCAGCTCTCACGCACTGGATCGACGCTCCATTGCAGACCCGCTACACGTCCAGATTCAGTCTCGGTAAGAAATGAAGAAATCCAACACTGCcgccagcaaaaaaaaaaaacaaaacaaaacaaaaaaaccctttagGTCTCAGTCTCATGTCGTCCTGAACCAACACGCCCGGTAGATCCGCTACAGACCGCTGTCCGCATCCTCCTGTCCGCCGCTCATTGATGCTCCGAGCTGGATTTGCGGCTCTCGGTGTGtgcggagacacacacacacacacacacacacacacacacacacacacacacacacacacacacacacacacacacagctattcAACCACCACACCCCACATCACTGCGGAGCGGAACAAAGCACCATGGGAAAT
This region of Acanthopagrus latus isolate v.2019 chromosome 22, fAcaLat1.1, whole genome shotgun sequence genomic DNA includes:
- the LOC119012660 gene encoding kinesin-like protein KIF3C isoform X3, giving the protein MPASQPQRGVQWACRGHRPDGPPAGTGFNGTIFAYGQTGTGKTYTMQGAWMDPEKRGVIPNAFDHIFTHISRSQSDRQYLVRASYLEIYLEEIRDLLDPKHGNARALELRESPESGVYVRDLTSCVCKSIKEIEEVMNMGNQARAVGATDMNEHSSRSHALFLITVECSQPGPDGRKHIRVGRLNLVDLAGSERQAKTGVQGERLKEAAKINLSLSALGNVISALADGRSSHVPYRDSKLTRLLQDSLGGNAKTVMVATLGPAPQHYDETLTTLRYANRAKNIQNQPRVNEDPKDALLREFQREIARLRAQLNHRKWRSKQKKEQVEVDGEAWEREGDEETEGEDEEGVEKAAEEYVKLEEQRLEMEKEAIRGDQFMLAEEKQRLLGEKERMMGDLRKEQEATEQLTAKYKAMESKLLVGGKNIIDHTNEQQKMLEMKRQEIADQTCSEREIQQQMLVQDEETLELRETFTSLQQEVEAKTKKLKKYLKLYAKLQCIKAEIQDVNDEHVRSRQELEQTQNELTRELKFKYLIIENFIPPEEKNKIMNRLTFDPEEDQWKFQPLVPAESKSSQMKKRPTSAVGYKRPISQYARVAIAMGAHSRYRAENIMFLELDMTPPNTASLDRSAEAELNQSHSVDSSPTKDRGVRKSRSWCQTPKSITSSSSNVSLAACHTATPMAAQ
- the LOC119012660 gene encoding kinesin-like protein KIF3C isoform X1, which gives rise to MSKNKSSESVKVVVRCRPLNHKEVSNGPAGGIVQMDLRLGQVILRNPRAPASEPQKTFTFDGVYDANSKQRDLYDESVRPLIDSVLAGFNGTIFAYGQTGTGKTYTMQGAWMDPEKRGVIPNAFDHIFTHISRSQSDRQYLVRASYLEIYLEEIRDLLDPKHGNARALELRESPESGVYVRDLTSCVCKSIKEIEEVMNMGNQARAVGATDMNEHSSRSHALFLITVECSQPGPDGRKHIRVGRLNLVDLAGSERQAKTGVQGERLKEAAKINLSLSALGNVISALADGRSSHVPYRDSKLTRLLQDSLGGNAKTVMVATLGPAPQHYDETLTTLRYANRAKNIQNQPRVNEDPKDALLREFQREIARLRAQLNHRKWRSKQKKEQVEVDGEAWEREGDEETEGEDEEGVEKAAEEYVKLEEQRLEMEKEAIRGDQFMLAEEKQRLLGEKERMMGDLRKEQEATEQLTAKYKAMESKLLVGGKNIIDHTNEQQKMLEMKRQEIADQTCSEREIQQQMLVQDEETLELRETFTSLQQEVEAKTKKLKKYLKLYAKLQCIKAEIQDVNDEHVRSRQELEQTQNELTRELKFKYLIIENFIPPEEKNKIMNRLTFDPEEDQWKFQPLVPAESKSSQMKKRPTSAVGYKRPISQYARVAIAMGAHSRYRAENIMFLELDMTPPNTASLDRSAEAELNQSHSVDSSPTKDRGVRKSRSWCQTPKSITSSSSNVSLAACHTATPMAAQ
- the LOC119012660 gene encoding kinesin-like protein KIF3C isoform X2; this encodes MSKNKSSESVKVVVRCRPLNHKEVSNGPAGGIVQMDLRLGQVILRNPRAPASEPQKTFTFDGVYDANSKQRDLYDESVRPLIDSVLAGFNGTIFAYGQTGTGKTYTMQGAWMDPEKRGVIPNAFDHIFTHISRSQSDRQYLVRASYLEIYLEEIRDLLDPKHGNARALELRESPESGVYVRDLTSCVCKSIKEIEEVMNMGNQARAVGATDMNEHSSRSHALFLITVECSQPGPDGRKHIRVGRLNLVDLAGSERQAKTGVQGERLKEAAKINLSLSALGNVISALADGRSSHVPYRDSKLTRLLQDSLGGNAKTVMVATLGPAPQHYDETLTTLRYANRAKNIQNQPRVNEDPKDALLREFQREIARLRAQLNHRKWRSKQKKEQVEVDGEAWEREGDEETEGEDEEGVEKAAEEYVKLEEQRLEMEKEAIRGDQFMLAEEKQRLLGEKERMMGDLRKEQEATEQLTAKYKAMESKLLVGGKNIIDHTNEQQKMLEMKRQEIADQTCSEREIQQQMLVQDEETLELRETFTSLQQEVEAKTKKLKKLYAKLQCIKAEIQDVNDEHVRSRQELEQTQNELTRELKFKYLIIENFIPPEEKNKIMNRLTFDPEEDQWKFQPLVPAESKSSQMKKRPTSAVGYKRPISQYARVAIAMGAHSRYRAENIMFLELDMTPPNTASLDRSAEAELNQSHSVDSSPTKDRGVRKSRSWCQTPKSITSSSSNVSLAACHTATPMAAQ